One stretch of Mycteria americana isolate JAX WOST 10 ecotype Jacksonville Zoo and Gardens chromosome 16, USCA_MyAme_1.0, whole genome shotgun sequence DNA includes these proteins:
- the NT5C gene encoding LOW QUALITY PROTEIN: 5'(3')-deoxyribonucleotidase, cytosolic type (The sequence of the model RefSeq protein was modified relative to this genomic sequence to represent the inferred CDS: deleted 2 bases in 1 codon), producing MHIHAVRVRPALACIEEPGPSPGAGTGIGTGMGSAAGPLRVLVDMDGVLADFEGAVLRGFRARFPGEPRVELAARRGFSVREQYRCLREDLAAKVASVYESPGFFLGLDPIPGALEAMQEMIHMQDTEVFICTSPLRKYEHCIVEKYKWVEKHLGPEFVERIILTRDKTVVSADLLFDDKDTIRGAELNPSWEHVLFTCCHNRHVQLQAPRRRLLSWADDWKAILESKRRQ from the exons ATGCATATTCACGCCGTGAGGGTCCGCCCCGCTCTCGCGTGTATTGAAGAG CCGGGGCCCTCCCCGGGCGCGGGCACCGGCATCGGCACCGGCATGGGCAGCGCGGCCGGCCCGCTGCGGGTGCTGGTGGACATGGACGGCGTCCTGGCCGACTTCGAGGGCGCGGTGCTGCGGGGCTTCCGCGCCCGCTTCCCCGGGGAGCCGCGGGTGGAgctggcggcgcggcggggcttcTCGGTGCGGGAGCAGTACCGCTGCCTGCGGGAGGACCTGGCG GCTAAGGTAGCCAGTGTCTATGAATCGCCTGGCTTCTTCCTAGGGTTGGATCCAATTCCAGGAGCCCTTGAAGCTATGCAGGAGATGATCCACATGCAGGA CACCGAAGTCTTTATTTGCACAAGTCCTCTCCGGAAATACGAGCACTGCATCGTGGAAAAG TATAAGTGGGTAGAAAAACATTTGGGACCTGAGTTTGTGGAGCGGATTATTCTAACCCGAGATAAGACCGTCGTATCTGCAGACTTGCTGTTTGATGACAAGGATACTATTAGAG GCGCAGAGCTGAACCCGAGCTGGGAGCACGTCCTGTTTACCTGCTGCCACAACAGGCATGTCCAGCTGCAGGCACCGCGCAGGCGGCTGCTGTCCTGGGCGGATGATTGGAAGGCGATCTTGGAAAGCAAGCGCAGGCAGTAA
- the ARMC7 gene encoding armadillo repeat-containing protein 7 — translation MELGRLEYLQALVTEFQVTDSPEAKEQVLANLANFAYDPKNYEYLRQLQVLDLFLDTLTEDNETLVEFAIGGLCNLCLDKINKDYILEANGVEPIINCLSSSNEETVMSAVTTLMYLTTPQSRQQTTALPVVECMLRFSLSASRRLSNLATVFLEDYCTPLQVEEARNLSKHTAVGIPLPKD, via the exons ATGGAGCTGGGGCGGCTGGAGTACCTGCAAGCCCTCGTCACCGAGTTCCAGGTGACAGACAGCCCAG AGGCCAAGGAGCAGGTACTGGCGAACCTGGCCAACTTTGCCTACGATCCCAAAAACTACGAGTACCTCCGGCAACTTCAGGTCCTGGATCTGTTCCTTGATACGCTCACCGAAGACAACGAGACCCTCGTGGAGTTTGCGATTG gCGGTCTTTGTAACCTGTGCCTGGATAAAATTAACAAAGACTACATCTTGGAGGCAAATGGGGTAGAGCCCATCATCAACTGCCTCTCCAGCTCCAATGAGGAGACAGTCATGTCGGCAGTCACGACACTGATGTACCTGACAACGCCGCAGTCGCGCCAGCAGACCACGGCTCTCCCAGTGGTGGAGTGCATGCTTcgcttctctctctctgccagcAGAAGGCTAAGCAACCTGGCAACTGTCTTCCTGGAGGATTACTGCACGCCGCTGCAAGTGGAAGAGGCCAGAAATCTAAGCAAACACACAGCGGTGGGGATTCCTCTCCCCAAGGACTGA
- the SLC16A5 gene encoding monocarboxylate transporter 6 — MSQGGAAERKAAKPQDGGWAWMVLLAAVLLQGLTLGFPSCIGVFFTDLQHDFQASNSETSWFPSIMVAVLHGGGPLCSILVKRFGCRFAVMLGGLLSGVGMVSSSFCKSISQLYLTAGLITGLGSCFSFQAGVTALGYYFVRWRTLANAMASTGVSLGFTLWPLLSQYLLDEMGWRNTFLIFGGILLNCCVCGAIMRPVQLASGSPLQSPKPAEEPGRRAEGAQLSSGASSPHPELQQQTRRTACFQMLQKYLAFDIFCQNKGYQIYTIGVAWMMMGFALPHVYFVPYAIQNGVEERKAALLISVIGFINIFIRPLTGLFSGHRVFTGRRIYLFSLAVLLCGLSNFICVISAEFSVLVIYCVILSIAMSGTGALLFQVLMDVVEMDRFSSALGLFTILESITLLIGPPLTGLLVDITSDFHYVFYNSSFFLISAALFMGLSFCALEKKTKLKEASKVPLGNPSRYQYNEMPTEPQSESRSPPAVVYITSI, encoded by the exons ATGTCCCAAGGAGGAGCAGCAGAACGCAAAGCTGCCAAACCCCAGGACGGGGGATGGGCGTGGATGGTcctgcttgctgctgtgctgctgcaggggctgaCGCTGGGCTTCCCCTCCTGCATCGGTGTCTTCTTCACGGACCTCCAGCATGACTTCCAGGCCAGCAATAGCGAGACATCATGGTTCCCATCCATCATGGTGGCCGTGCTGCACGGAGGCG GGCCCCTCTGCAGCATCTTGGTGAAGCGATTTGGCTGCAGGTTTGCTGTGATGCTGGGAGGCCTGCTCAGCGGAGTGGGCATGGtgtccagctccttctgcaagTCCATCAGCCAGCTTTACTTAACAGCTGGCCTCATCACTG GTCTGGGATCATGCTTCAGCTTCCAGGCAGGAGTGACTGCGCTGGGCTACTACTTTGTACGGTGGCGAACGCTGGCCAATGCTATGGCATCCACTGGTGTCTCTCTCGGTTTCACGCTGTGGCCGCTGCTTTCTCAATACTTGCTGGATGAGATGGGCTGGAGAAACACTTTTCTCATCTTTGGAGGAATACTATTGAACTGTTGTGTTTGTGGAGCCATCATGAGACCAGTTCAGCTTGCATCAGGGTCACCACTACAGTCACCCAAGCCTGCAGAGgaaccagggagaagagcagaaggGGCACAACTGTCCAGTGGAGCATCTTCTCCCCACCCTGAGCTCCAGCAGCAAACCAGAAGGACTGCATGCTTCCAGATGCTGCAGAAGTACCTGGCTTTTGACATCTTCTGTCAAAACAAAGGTTACCAGATTTACACTATTGGAGTGGCCTGGATGATGATGGGGTTTGCATTACCCCATGTCTACTTTGTGCCTTATGCCATCCAGAACGGGGTGGAGGAACGCAAGGCAGCCCTCCTCATCTCCGTTATCGGGTTCATCAACATCTTCATACGCCCTTTGACAGGCCTGTTCTCAGGACACAGAGTCTTCACAGGGAGACGTATCTACCTGTTCAGCCTAGCTGTGCTCCTCTGCGGGCTGAGCAATTTCATTTGTGTCATTTCAGCTGAGTTCAGCGTGCTCGTCATCTACTGTGTCATCCTCAGTATAGCCATGAGTGGCACCGGGGCACTCCTCTTCCAGGTGCTAATGGATGTGGTGGAGATGGACAGGTTCTCAAGTGCTCTAGGGCTCTTCACCATCCTGGAGAGTATCACACTGCTCATCGGACCACCTCTCACAG GTCTCCTGGTGGACATAACTAGTGATTTCCACTATGTCTTCTACAACTCCAGTTTCTTCCTGATATCAGCTGCATTATTCATGGGGCTTAGCTTCTGtgctctggagaaaaaaaccaaattgaaaGAAGCTTCAAAAGTACCTTTGGGTAATCCCTCCAGATATCAATACAACGAAATGCCAACTGAACCACAGTCTGAGAGTCGATCCCCTCCAGCAGTCGTGTACATCACAAgcatatga